One Lycium barbarum isolate Lr01 chromosome 5, ASM1917538v2, whole genome shotgun sequence genomic window carries:
- the LOC132639233 gene encoding uncharacterized protein LOC132639233: MAPKDEELTTFRTPKGIYYYKVMPFSLKNTGATYQRAMKNIFDDLLHKNVECYVDDLVSSRFKSLKHYFQAHSVNLISRANPTKFVMSKPVLSDRLARWYLQFQQFEITYIPQKAVKGQALADFLADHPIPDDWELTDELFDEDAMVVKIQPPWKMYFDGAAQRDGAGVGVVFVTPQGEVLPYSFTLTQCCSNNVAEYQALILGLKMVVDMKQLQLQVFGDSQLVINQILGSYEVKKPELLPYYGYAQKLIGWLGDVTLQDVPRRENKKVDALASALTLPD, encoded by the exons ATGGCaccaaaagatgaagagcttacAACATTTCGTACACCTAAGGGTATTTATTATTACAAAGTGATGCCTTTCAGTTTGAAAAATACTGGTGCCACATATCAAAGGGCTATGAAGAATATCTTTGATGATTTGCTCCACAAAAATGTTGAATGCTATGTGGATGACttggtg TCTTCTCGATTCAAAAGTTTGAAgcactactttcaagctcataGTGTTAACCTTATTTCCAGAGCAAATCCCACCAAGTTTGTGATGTCAAAACCAGTCCTCAGTGATCGACTAGCAAGGTGGTACCTCCAgtttcaacaatttgagattACATACATTCCTCAAAAGGCTGTAAAAGGACAGGCATTGGCGGATTTCTTAGCGGATCACCCGATACCTGATGATTGGGAACTAACTGATGAACTTTTCGACGAAGATGCAATGGTCGTTAAAATTCAACCTCCGTGGAAAATGTACTTTGATGGTGCTGCACAACGTGATGGGGCTGGTGTTGGTGTGGTGTTTGTTACTCCGCAAGGAGAAGTTCTACCGTACTCCTTTACTTTGACACAATGTTGCTCCAACAATGTCGCTGAATATCAGGCACTAATACTTGGACTTAAAATGGTCGTTGACATGAAGCAGTTGCAGTTGCAAGTCTTTGGTGACTCTCAGTTGGTGATCAATCAAATCTTGGGAAGCTATGAAGTCAAGAAACCCGAATTACTCCCGTATTATGGTTATGCTCAGAAGTTGATAGGATGGCTTGGTGACGTGACTCTTCAGGATGTTCCTAGgagggaaaataagaaagtcgatGCTTTAGCTTCAGCGCTCACTCTGCCAGATTAA